A region from the Molothrus aeneus isolate 106 chromosome 17, BPBGC_Maene_1.0, whole genome shotgun sequence genome encodes:
- the RNF114 gene encoding E3 ubiquitin-protein ligase RNF114 produces MATGGPSRAPERRPDPLSRLTCPVCLEVFDCPVRVPCGHVFCTPCLQECLKPKKPVCGVCRSTLSPGSRALDLEKQIETTETTCNGCNKKMFLSKMRSHAASCSKYQNYIMEGVKAVTKEPLHSTRSFPNRFTFPCPYCSEKNFDQEGLVEHCKALHSMDAKQVVCPICASMPWGDPNYRSANFMEHLQRRHRFSYDTFVDYDADEDDMMAQVLMRSLRDK; encoded by the exons ATGGCGACGGGCGGGCCGTCGCGGGCCCCGGAGCGGCGGCCGGACCCGCTGTCCCGCCTCACCTGCCCCGTGTGCCTCGAGGTGTTCGACTGCCCGGTGCGCGTCCCCTGCGGACACGT CTTCTGCACACCGTGCCTGCAGGAGTGCCTGAAGCCCAAGAAGCCAGTGTGTGGGGTGTGCCGCAGCACCCTGTCACCCGGGAGCAGGGCTCTGGACTTGGAAAAGCAAATTGAAACGACAGAAACCACTTGCAACGGCTGCAATAAAAAA ATGTTCCTGTCCAAGATGCGCAGCCACGCCGCCTCCTGCTCCAAGTACCAGAACTACATCATGGAAGGTGTCAAAGCTGTTACTAAAGAGCCCCTCCACAGCACCAG GAGCTTCCCAAATCGCTTCACCTTCCCGTGCCCGTACTGCAGCGAGAAGAACTTTGATCAAGAAGGGCTGGTTGAACACTGCAAAGCTTTGCACAGCATGGATGCAAAACAAGTG GTGTGCCCAATTTGTGCCTCAATGCCGTGGGGGGACCCCAACTACAGGAGTGCAAACTTCATGGAGCACCTGCAGAGACGCCATCGCTTTTCCTACGACACCTTTGTG GATTATGATGCTGATGAGGATGATATGATGGCGCAGGTTTTGATGCGCTCTCTGCGGGATAAGTGA
- the SPATA2 gene encoding spermatogenesis-associated protein 2: MDTKYKDDLFRKYVQFHECKLNASDNKQRPINDEYLRVAAAALLCLPKIDPFYRFRLIKFYEMAENSLRSVKSSSLHCLHNAFNMLETVGINLFLYPWKKEFKNIKTYTGPFVYYVKSALTEDDVRQILNYMGYVQELGTTFKLKEQVDAIQVKMISFELFLAKVECEQLLEIHLQVKDKGYSEVDVVQERKSSSEDVRGCSEAMRRRLECKESLNASMARMVLQKSASERASKDYYKPKVSKPSKSVDAYDSYWESKKPPLMSSLSLRKEPILVDAEDDIKDEIIRPSPSLLTMSSSPHGCSDEYLPTSSHHNGMLRTNVPYSSYFSAQEDLDLYTDPDSRSVLNFKRQDAIKPDVWLLKSDANPVYHKRTHLAKETASSKCQNCGIPCGASVCQKCDSLFGSRQEYPAVKQSSYSIKGLPSDGLSPASALREKSQYASQTQSQDRAAQFGSKPKPSGTSRCGFCNRSGAANTCTFCSKVSCDSCLSAYYYDPCCRKSDLHRFLPNNQLNYKSSQLSHVVYR; the protein is encoded by the exons ATGGATACAAAATATAAAGACGATTTATTTAGGAAGTATGTACAGTTCCACGAGTGCAAGCTGAATGCCTCTGACAACAAGCAGCGTCCTATTAACGATGAGTACTTGcgagtggcagcagcagccttaCTTTGCCTTCCCAAAATTGATCCCTTTTATCGATTCCGGCTGATCAAATTTTATGAGATGGCTGAAAACTCACTGAGATCTGTGAAATCCTCAAGTTTACATTGTCTCCATAATGCATTCAACATGCTTGAGACAGTTGGGATTAATCTCTTTCTGTACCCCTGGAAAAAGGAGTTCAAGAACATTAAG ACCTACACTGGACCCTTTGTTTATTATGTGAAGTCTGCTCTAACGGAAGATGACGTGAGGCAGATTCTGAACTACATGGGCTAtgtccaggagctgggaacaaCGTTTAAGCTCAAAGAGCAGGTCGACGCCATTCAAGTGAAAATGATTTCATTTGAGCTCTTCCTGGCCAAAGTGGAGTGTGAGCAGCTTCTGGAGATCCACCTGCAGGTGAAGGACAAGGGCTATTCCGAGGTGGATGTGGTGCAGGAGCGCAAGAGCAGCAGCGAGGACGTGCGGGGCTGCTCGGAGGCCATGCGGCGGCGCCTGGAGTGCAAGGAGAGCCTGAACGCGTCCATGGCGCGCATGGTGCTCCAGAAATCCGCCAGCGAGCGCGCCTCCAAGGACTACTACAAGCCCAAGGTCAGCAAGCCTTCCAAGTCAGTGGATGCCTATGACAGCTACTGGGAGAGTAAGAAACCGCCTCTGATGAGCTCGCTGAGCCTCAGGAAGGAGCCCATTCTGGTCGATGCGGAAGATGACATTAAAGATGAAATCATCCGGCCCTCGCCCTCTCTGCTGACCATGTCCAGCTCCCCTCACGGCTGTTCAGATGAATACTTGCCAACTTCCTCTCATCACAATGGCATGCTAAGAACAAATGTCCCTTACAGCTCCTATTTTTCTGCTCAAGAGGACTTAGATTTATATACTGACCCTGATTCTAGAAGCgtgttaaattttaaaagacaagacGCTATTAAGCCTGATGTATGGCTGTTAAAAAGCGATGCCAACCCTGTTTACCACAAACGCACCCACCTAGCCAAAGAGACAGCTTCCTCCAAGTGCCAGAACTGTGGCATACCCTGTGGCGCTTCTGTGTGCCAGAAGTGTGACAGCCTGTTCGGCTCCAGGCAGGAGTACCCAGCAGTGAAGCAGAGCTCCTACTCCATCAAAGGCCTCCCGAGCGATGGCTTGTCCCCTGCCTCGGCTCTGAGGGAGAAATCTCAGTACGCATCTCAGACTCAGAGTCAAGACAGAGCTGCTCAGTTCGGTTCCAAGCCCAAGCCCTCGGGCACCTCGCGCTGCGGCTTCTGCAACCGCTCGGGCGCGGCCAACACGTGCACCTTCTGCTCCAAGGTCTCGTGCGACTCCTGCCTCAGCGCCTACTACTACGACccctgctgcaggaagagcGACCTGCACAGGTTCCTGCCCAACAACCAGCTGAACTACAAATCATCCCAGCTGTCCCACGTGGTTTACAGATAG